One genomic window of Quercus lobata isolate SW786 chromosome 9, ValleyOak3.0 Primary Assembly, whole genome shotgun sequence includes the following:
- the LOC115961554 gene encoding uncharacterized protein LOC115961554 gives MEKMGFHSRWVGWVVECIRSVTYSMLINGEPKGDIVPTRDDSLLFCRARVEEVEKIQELLGKYELASGQKINSSRTTIFFSKNVPTTLKELIQNSLGVPEIKEYEKYLGLPAVVGRNKRASLNYIKDRVWGKLQGWKEKLLSQTGKEVLLKVMVQAIPTFAMSCFRLPVGLCQDIEMLICKFWCGQRGERRKIHWKKWEMMCKPKVEKGLGFKDLCRTTTPHSNLALETTMAVLINPVSGWWNIHFIDRHFYPPDAKLIKSLPLCSTPQPDILIWPKEKSGNYSVNFRYKLLCEWQNEELNRHQVSDVEKRFWNNIWKIKAPGKIKHFIWKACSNSLPTKENLIK, from the exons ATGGAAAAGATGGGATTTCATTCGAGATGGGTTGGTTGGGTTGTGGAGTGCATTAGATCGGTCACTTATTCGATGTTGATCAATGGTGAACCAAAAGGTGACATAGTTCCGACTAGAG atgacagtCTCCTCTTTTGTCGAGCAAGAGTGGAGGAGGTGGAGAAAATACAAGAGCTATTGGGGAAGTATGAGTTGGCTTCGgggcaaaaaataaattcaagtaGAACCACAATTTTCTTTAGCAAAAATGTTCCTACGACTCTCAAGGAACTCATTCAGAATTCTTTGGGGGTCCCTGAAATTAAGGAATATGAGAAATACTTAGGTTTACCAGCTGTGGTTGGGCGGAATAAAAGGGCAAGCCTAAACTATATCAAAGACCGAGTTTGGGGGAAACTCCAAGGATGGAAGGAAAAGTTATTATCTCAGACTGGGAAGGAGGTTTTACTGAAAGTAATGGTTCAAGCTATCCCTACTTTTGCCATGAGTTGTTTTCGCCTACCGGTTGGTCTTTGCCAAGACATTGAGATGCTCATTTGCAAGTTTTGGTGCGGCCAAAGGggagaaaggagaaaaattCACTGGAAGAAGTGGGAGATGATGTGTAAACCAAAAGTGGAAAAAGGTTTGGGGTTCAAAGACTTAT GTAGAACCACAACACCTCACTCTAATCTAGCCCTGGAAACAACAATGGCTGTGCTAATAAATCCGGTTTCGGGATGGTGGAACATTCACTTCATTGATCGCCATTTTTATCCGCCGGATGCAAAGCTTATAAAGTCTTTGCCTTTGTGCTCGACCCCACAACCTGATATCCTGATCTGGCCCAAGGAAAAATCTGGAAACTACTCTGTAAATTTCAGATATAAGCTACTATGTGAGTGGCAAAATGAAGAACTGAATCGGCACCAAGTTTCTGATGTTGAGAAGAGATTCTGGAACAACATTTGGAAGATTAAAGCTCCGGGAAAGATTAAGCACTTTATATGGAAAGCGTGCTCAAATTCTctaccaacaaaagaaaatttgattaaatga